Below is a genomic region from Triticum dicoccoides isolate Atlit2015 ecotype Zavitan chromosome 5A, WEW_v2.0, whole genome shotgun sequence.
CAGAGCTACATTGATGTTGCGTCCCGCGATTTTGCAGGCGGCCTGTGGTGAATGAAACATTATGTCAGGGAAAGAAGAAACTTCATCTGAATAAGTACATCTTATTGCAGGAACATTTCATTGATTCTGCGGCAGAGATGTATCCTCTTTACCTTAACAAGTATTGATGACTTCTTCAGATTGTTCTGTGGGACGCCGTACCTGAGATAAGCCTGCGAAAGTAGTTCAACGAGACCCCATCAATAAAAAGTTAAGACATGGTATCAAGAATTAGAAGTGAACTTCTTGGGCCAGGGAGAGAAGCACTACATGCATCAGCAGTGCGTTGTGTATGTTGACCCAAAACGcgatcttctcttcgtttgttatccTTCTCAGATCAACGGTTTCCAACCGGTACAGTATCAACCTGAAATATCAATGTAGACGACCGAATCAGTAACAATGGAAAGACGAAAGATACATTCACAATCACATTCACCGGAGAATAAGGATGAGATTAGCTCACTTGTAAGTCTGGAGAAGATCCTCAACATCTCTTAGCCTGCGATTATCGCGGCAAATGGCTGGAATCTCAACCATTGTGTTGTATGGCCCACTGAACTCCTTCAACCCCTCGACATGGAACGGGTTTATCAACCGGGAGTCCAGCGTCGTCTCTCGCTTGTAATTGGGGCTCCACATGTCCCCCACATACTGTGGAGAAATTGCGCTTGTTGAAGAGAACGATGATGTCGGAGAAGACGAGGAGCCGTGGTGAACCAACGGAGGATCTGCGAGTTTGCAGTATACCCCAGCCATGCATCTCACCATCTCCTCGGAgaggttgtttggagtctcggggaTGTGGTCAGCTACATTTGTGCCCAGATATTCTGCTAAGCTGATCACCCCGGCTGCAGCAGCATCTTCCTGCTCAACAAAATCATGAAAAGAAGCTTAGACCTGGAATCTTATACAGCTCCACAGAGCAGCTACATTTCAATCATTGAATCCCTGTCACTCTTCTTATGATCTACTAGTAACCAAACTGTAATATCATATTCTAACAGCTTTAGCAAGTTACTTTTACATTGTGTAACAGCATAACATGGACTAAAATTAGCATATCCATTTTTCATAGAGAAAACCATTACCTCCAAAAATGAGAAAGGCTGAGAGTGGCACGAGCGAAGGGCCCTGGCAAGACTCTCCTCCGACGGCGATATCCTGGACGAACAGATGCCACGGCACGACAACGCAGACTGGCAGCGGAGCGCATCGGAGTCATTCAGTCTATCCAAGCACGCCGAAGTAGAGCAGTCCATCAACGGATCATTCCACTTCttacggggcggcggcggtggcgggtagCTGGACCGGAGCACAGCATCACCTCTGCTCTTGCAAGAGACCCTGGCACAGGGTGCCTCCCGGAGCTGCCCGGACCACCGCGCACTCACCGACGGCTTCAGCGCCTCCCGGCGATCCGGGGGAGACAATGCAGGCGCCTGCTGCTCGAACGCCTGCCGGTAGAGGGTGAGCAGGTACTGCTCCATGTTCTTGACCTCCAGCTCCAGCGTGGCGATCTCCCGGATCAGCTCGTTGGCGGCCTGTGGGATCGAGGTAATAAACTGATGAGCATTGCACAAAAGAGAGAAATTAACCGCAGTTCTTGGGTgaatgggtgtcctacctttggcaCTGGCATCTCGTGCAAGAGGTTGTTGACCGGGGCAGCGTCCGGCCCCATGACTTTCTCCAGGGCGCCACGCACCACCTGCTGATCCTTGAGGTGCTTTTCTAGTTGAAGAATCTGCATCAGGCAATCACGTGAGTCTGCTGTACTAAAGGCAAAATTCATCAGCAAAGGCAGCGACCAGCAAGAAAAGCCTGGTGAGAGATTGGATAATTAGTAGAGAAACATTTTCTTCATCAGCCAAGAAACAGAAGAAGAAACATTTGTCAACCAAGTTCAGAGAGTATGTTCAGGAACTTCTCTCAACAAAAAATTCTACGCCATTTCATATTCTGGCAAAATCATCAAGGCTACCTACTGCCCAGCTAAAATTTAAAGAAAAAAGCGCCTAGCAAGCACGCGGATAAGACGGAAATGCAGCTTATTATCTGCATTAAACTATGAACTTTCCTAGTAAAAATATAAAAAACCTCAAAGGCGAGATGTCAACAGCAAATCTACGGAAAGTAGTAGAATTTTTACAGTGATTTAGTACCTCTTTTCTCAGGGAGCTTTGCGCCCCTCTCGCAGGCTGCACCTCCTTACTCAAATCGCTCTTCACCTTGGCCTTCACACCTTCCTGGTAAACAGAATCGAAACAGGGTCGCTCAAAATCAAAGAAACTGCAGCAAATACATTGTTGAAGCTGCACAGGAGGAGGAGAAATCTTACCGCTTGCTTAGGCTGGCCAAAAGTTTTGTCTGAAGCATAGAGCGCATCTTTGCTACACATCTTGTCAAGATCGCTGCCGTTCACAAGCCACAAGGAGGAGAATCTCGGTGTGAAAATTCTTCACAAGAAAACCAAAGAAGCTGGCAGAAAGCAAATCTTTCAGCGCAAACAAACCTGTTGGAACGCCTGTGCGAGCCGAAGGACTTGATTGCCTTGGCGAAGGCCCGGTGGCCCTTCTTCTCGTGCGCCTCCACCTCCATTGCTCGGCACCTCCCAAGAACTGCAACGAACGCAGGGACCAAACCAGCGTGAGCAGCAGCAAAACTACAAGCAGGCGGCGGGGGAAAAACTCTAGGGCACGggagacaaggaggaagaagaggaggaggaggaggaggaggaggagagacaaGAACAAAACAGAAACTTACT
It encodes:
- the LOC119303287 gene encoding uncharacterized protein LOC119303287 — translated: MEVEAHEKKGHRAFAKAIKSFGSHRRSNSDLDKMCSKDALYASDKTFGQPKQAEGVKAKVKSDLSKEVQPARGAQSSLRKEILQLEKHLKDQQVVRGALEKVMGPDAAPVNNLLHEMPVPKAANELIREIATLELEVKNMEQYLLTLYRQAFEQQAPALSPPDRREALKPSVSARWSGQLREAPCARVSCKSRGDAVLRSSYPPPPPPRKKWNDPLMDCSTSACLDRLNDSDALRCQSALSCRGICSSRISPSEESLARALRSCHSQPFSFLEEDAAAAGVISLAEYLGTNVADHIPETPNNLSEEMVRCMAGVYCKLADPPLVHHGSSSSPTSSFSSTSAISPQYVGDMWSPNYKRETTLDSRLINPFHVEGLKEFSGPYNTMVEIPAICRDNRRLRDVEDLLQTYKLILYRLETVDLRRITNEEKIAFWVNIHNALLMHAYLRYGVPQNNLKKSSILVKAACKIAGRNINVALIQNLVLGCNTHCPGQWLRTLLYPRMKSKASKAGHEWQAFAVAQSEPLLRFALCSGSHSDPAVRVYTPKRLFQQLEAAKGEFIRATVGVWREQKILLPKLVEAYAKDVKLSSQGLVDMVQRYLPESLRMAMQRCQQQGSRSSKIIEWVPYNLNFRYLIARDLAFPHLS